The sequence TTGATAGTACCGTAATCCTGCTGTCCGGCCACGTTCACGTTAGGCAGGTATTCCCGCTTCACGGATTGCGCTGTTGACTGGGACGCTTTTAAGTAGTTGGCTTTAGCCTTGATGGTCCCGTAGTTGGCGAGGGCAGTCTGCACTGCATCCTTTAGCGTCAACACCTGTGCGTGCGCCATCTTCGCTGGTCCGTACAGGAGCAGGAGAAAGAGACAGACGAGTTTTTTTCTTTGCATGATAATTGAACATTAGACCATAGTACTTCAATGTAGGAGTTTGGGACGTGGTGTGAGCACTTCCCCGGCGGTCGCTGACTTTAAAGTACTTATTGATTCATCGAAAATAATTTGAATAATGTGCCATCCATGGGCATAGTCGTACTGGATGGTAAAGTGGTTGAGATCGCAGATCTGTTTTACGATTGCAAGGCCAATACCGATGGAATCACTTCTTCTGTTGCCTTTTTTGAAGCGGTGGAAGAGTTCACTGGTAGGGACTTCAGGAGTGACACCTGTATTACTGATCACAAATTTTTCCCTGGTGAGGTCGACGGTTATCTTTCCATTAGCGATATTATGACGGATGGCATTGCTCATCAGGTTGCCCAGGAGAATGTCTGCAAGGGCGGGGTGCAGCTGAAGTGCGATACCTTTATATATATTGGAGGACAATGAAATGGATTTCATATCCAGCAATTCCGAAAAGCTGTTTAATGTTTCTGTTACAAGGCCGGAGAAGGATATGGTGCGTTTATCATCATATTCATTATTCTCCATTTTGGCCAGCAGTGTCAGGGAGCTATTGATCCTTGATAATTTCTCGATGGCATTCTGCATATCACTGATGAGTGACATGACGGTGTCTACGTCTTTGCCATGCAGGTATGATTCTGTGAGCAGTTCCAGTTTGCTGCGCAATATAGCCAGTGGAGTCTGCAATTCATGGGAGGCGTTCTCTGTAAACTCTTTCAGTGCACGGTAGTCATCCAGTGCTTTGTCTGTCATGTTATTTAAGAAACTATTGAGGGCTTTCAGCTCTTTGGCATTGGGTACCGGCAATGAAAGTCTTTGTTTCTGTTTTACATTAAAGCGCTGTATTTTTTTCAGCGTTCTGTTGAATGGTGCCAGAATGATACGGGATACGAACCTGGCAGACAATGCTGTGAGCAGGAACAGGATGGAGAAGATCCAGATAAAGGAGCTGGCCAGTCCTGTAAGAATTTCGTTTGCCTTCGTAATATAATTATAGGAGCAGATACTATAGTAGGTGCCATTTATATTATAATAAGAGGTAACCGTCAGGCGACATTCCCTGTGTTTAAGCAGCGTGTTGTAGAAGGTATGTTCGTACACTTCATACTTATTTACAGGCACTTCGTTTTTATTCAGCATTTTGATTTCGGCGGGTCTGCCACGGAGATAAGTATCCGGGCTCACACCGTTGCGCATAGTCTGGGCCATGAGGTCATTGTAGACCTTCAGACGGCTTATTTCCGCCTCATCTATCTCTGCTTTCACCTTATAGTAGGCAATGCCTATACCTGCCAGCATTGCGGCCAGCGTGATACATAGATACCATAAAGTAAATTTGTTGACGAGTTTCATGACCTTTGTTATGATGCGGTTGTATTGAACTTATAGCCTAATCCGTACACTGTGTTGATGTAATCACCTCCATTTGCTGCATGAATCTTTTTACGTAAGTTTTTCACGTGCTGATACACAAAATCAAAATTGGAAAGGTTGTCGGTATAATCACCCCACAGGTGTGCTGCTATTGATTGCCTGGAAAGTACTCTGTTCTTATTGACAAGGAAATACAACAACAGGTCGAACTCTTTGGGGGTTACGTCGAGTGCTGTATCATTCACCAACGCTTCCAGTGTATCTGTATTCAGCCGGATCTCATTATAAGTGACAATATTACTGCCTTGTAGTTTCTTCCTTCGGTATACTGCTCTTAGTCTTGCGTGTAATTCAGGAAGGTGGAACGGCTTAGTCAGA is a genomic window of Chitinophaga sp. LS1 containing:
- a CDS encoding response regulator transcription factor; translated protein: MKVLLIEDNIELAASITNFLEKEGYLCEVSYTSNDAHNKLISFQYDCILLDITLPDGNGLDLLQLIHAEKLDSCVVIISAKNSLDDKINGLEGGADDYLTKPFHLPELHARLRAVYRRKKLQGSNIVTYNEIRLNTDTLEALVNDTALDVTPKEFDLLLYFLVNKNRVLSRQSIAAHLWGDYTDNLSNFDFVYQHVKNLRKKIHAANGGDYINTVYGLGYKFNTTAS
- a CDS encoding sensor histidine kinase, with amino-acid sequence MKLVNKFTLWYLCITLAAMLAGIGIAYYKVKAEIDEAEISRLKVYNDLMAQTMRNGVSPDTYLRGRPAEIKMLNKNEVPVNKYEVYEHTFYNTLLKHRECRLTVTSYYNINGTYYSICSYNYITKANEILTGLASSFIWIFSILFLLTALSARFVSRIILAPFNRTLKKIQRFNVKQKQRLSLPVPNAKELKALNSFLNNMTDKALDDYRALKEFTENASHELQTPLAILRSKLELLTESYLHGKDVDTVMSLISDMQNAIEKLSRINSSLTLLAKMENNEYDDKRTISFSGLVTETLNSFSELLDMKSISLSSNIYKGIALQLHPALADILLGNLMSNAIRHNIANGKITVDLTREKFVISNTGVTPEVPTSELFHRFKKGNRRSDSIGIGLAIVKQICDLNHFTIQYDYAHGWHIIQIIFDESISTLKSATAGEVLTPRPKLLH